The Edaphobacter flagellatus sequence GTTGCCCAGCGCGAGAAGGTCACCCCCGAAAAGATTCGCAGCGAGATTGCCAAGGGAACGATGATCATCCCGGCGAACATCAACCATGTTGAGCTGGAGCCGATGTGTATCGGCGTCGAAAGCCTCTGCAAGATCAATGCGAACATCGGCAACTCCGCCGTCGTCTCGAACGTCGAGGAAGAGTTGCGCAAGCTGCATACCGCGGTTCACTTCGGCGCCGACACCGTGATGGACCTCTCCACCGGCGGCGACATCCCGATGATCCGCGAGGCCATCCTGCGCCACTCGCCTGTGCCCATCGGCACCGTGCCGCTGTATGAGGCACTCTCACGCGTGAAGAAGCTCGAAGACCTCAACATCGACCTCTACCTCGAAGTCATCGAGGAGCAGGCGCAGCAGGGCGTCGACTACTTCACCATCCACGCTGGCGTTCTCATTCAGTACGTCCCCATGGTCGCCAAGCGCATCACCGGCATCGTCTCACGCGGCGGAGCCATCATGGCGCAGTGGATGACTCACCATCACAAACAGAACTTCCTTTACGAAAATTTCGATCGCATCACGAAGATCATGGCGAAGTACGATGTCAGCTACTCACTCGGCGACGGCCTTCGTCCCGGCTGCGTGGCCGATGCCTCCGATGAAGCCCAGTTCGCCGAACTGAAGACGCTGGGCGAGCTTACCCGCGAAGCCTGGAAGTCGGATGTACAGGTGATGATCGAGGGCCCCGGCCACGTTCCCATGGACAAGATTAAGGAGCAGGTCGATAAAGAGGTCGAACTCTGCGACGGTGCGCCGTTCTATGTCCTCGGCCCGCTCGTCACCGACATCGCCCCCGGCTACGACCACATCACTTCCGCCATCGGCGCAGCTATGATCGGCTGGCACGGCGCGGCGATGCTCTGCTACGTCACGCCCAAGGAGCACCTCGGTCTGCCCAACGAGAAGGATGTCAAGGACGGCATCATCGCCTACAAGATCGCCGCGCATGCTGCCGACATCGCGCGTCACCGCCCCGGTGCTCGCGACCGCGACGACGCCATCTCGCATGCGCGCTACACCTTCGACTGGGACAAGCAGTTCGCTCTCTCGCTCGACCCGGACACTGCGCGTGGTATGCACGACGAGACGCTGCCCGACGACTACTACAAGGAGGCAGCCTTCTGTTCCATGTGCGGCCCGAAGTTCTGCTCCATGAACTGGTCCAGCAAGGTCGACCAGTTCAACGAGCGCGAGCATGGGCTCAAGAAACCCGATCTTACCCAGATCGTCACTGAGCAGATGGCGCTGCGCAGCTGATTTTCATCGTACCCAAACACACGAAAGCCGCGTCCCTGGTGGGGTGCGGCTTTTGTCCTTCTGAAGCGTAGATCTGCGTTGATCCGTTTGGCCCGGTGCTACAGGGCCACGAGTAAAGGCGCTTACAGGGCGTCCTTCTCCTCTTTTTCGGAGCGCATGGCGAGCAATGCAGGAGCGATGATCATTGCAAGAAAGATCAGGGCGAGAACCAAGTCGTGAACCATGGGGCAATCTCCTCAGCGGTGGCGGCTTTCTGCCGTCTCATGAGCATGATGCCGCTATTTACAAGATGGGAACATCCCCCGTCTGCCTGCCCAGCGTAACCCTTTAGTTGCAGTGCCACCTCTTTGCCATCACTTATTGTTCGTGGTAATTCACCATCAATCCACCATCGATCACATAGGTGCTGCCCGTGATGTAGGCTGCCTCGTCGGAGGCCAGAAAGGCGGCAAGCCCGGCGACCTCCTCCGGCTTTCCCATGCGCCCCAGCGGGATGTTTTTCAGCAGCGCATCGAGTTTGGGTTTGTCATCCAGCAGGGAGGTGTTGATCGGCGTCATGATTGCTCCCGGTGCAATGTTGTTCACCGTGATACCGAGAGGGCCAAGTTCTACAGCCAGATTGCGTGCGAGCATGCGCATCGCCCCCTTTGAGGCGCAATACGTCGAAAAGTGAGGAAACGCCATGTCCTCATGCACGGAGCTGATATTGACGATCCGCCCCGGACGCTTTGCATCGCGTAGCCGGCGGACGAAGGCCTGCGTAAGAAAAAACGCACCCTTCAGATTGATGCCAAGCACAGCATCGTAATCGGCCTCCGTGACCTCCCAGAAATCCGCAGCCCTCTCGATGCCCGCATTGTTGACGAGAATGTCGCAGCCGCCAAACTGCTGCCATGCCTGATCGACAAGCTGCTGGGTGTCGGCTAGCTTCGAAACATCGGCATGAACGACGATCGCCTTGGCTCCCACTGTCTCAATCTGCTGCTTCGTCGCGTCGGCACCTTCAGGATGATTGCGATAGTCGACGACGATGTTAGCTCCTTCCGACGCGAGACGAATGGCGATGGACTGACCGATGCCGGAGGAGGAGCCTGTAACGATTGCGGTCTTGCCTGCGAGACGGCCTGCCATGCCTGTTTCTCCTTAGTGAGAAGTTTACAGATCATCCTCAGCATCCAAAGGATGCGAGTCAGAGCGCAGATCAAGCGGCTTCTTTCCGCGCCGGACGAGGAAAAAATTGCTAAGCATACGACTGCATTC is a genomic window containing:
- the thiC gene encoding phosphomethylpyrimidine synthase ThiC — protein: MSSGNTQQGHAHTNGNGYKVPTGRAEWIVKRKAEAERTGDWNMSQMHFARKGLITEEMAFVAQREKVTPEKIRSEIAKGTMIIPANINHVELEPMCIGVESLCKINANIGNSAVVSNVEEELRKLHTAVHFGADTVMDLSTGGDIPMIREAILRHSPVPIGTVPLYEALSRVKKLEDLNIDLYLEVIEEQAQQGVDYFTIHAGVLIQYVPMVAKRITGIVSRGGAIMAQWMTHHHKQNFLYENFDRITKIMAKYDVSYSLGDGLRPGCVADASDEAQFAELKTLGELTREAWKSDVQVMIEGPGHVPMDKIKEQVDKEVELCDGAPFYVLGPLVTDIAPGYDHITSAIGAAMIGWHGAAMLCYVTPKEHLGLPNEKDVKDGIIAYKIAAHAADIARHRPGARDRDDAISHARYTFDWDKQFALSLDPDTARGMHDETLPDDYYKEAAFCSMCGPKFCSMNWSSKVDQFNEREHGLKKPDLTQIVTEQMALRS
- a CDS encoding SDR family NAD(P)-dependent oxidoreductase — translated: MAGRLAGKTAIVTGSSSGIGQSIAIRLASEGANIVVDYRNHPEGADATKQQIETVGAKAIVVHADVSKLADTQQLVDQAWQQFGGCDILVNNAGIERAADFWEVTEADYDAVLGINLKGAFFLTQAFVRRLRDAKRPGRIVNISSVHEDMAFPHFSTYCASKGAMRMLARNLAVELGPLGITVNNIAPGAIMTPINTSLLDDKPKLDALLKNIPLGRMGKPEEVAGLAAFLASDEAAYITGSTYVIDGGLMVNYHEQ